CTCAAGTTCTGTATTCTTCTGTGCAAGCTGTTCCTGCACTTTATTCACCGCTTTATAGTACTGCGTTGTATGCGCCGCCGTCTTCTTCGTAAGTGCATAATCCGATAATGCATTTTGTAAGGATAACACAGCAAATGCCGCCAGACATACATTCATAAAGATTAAGATGATTAATGAAATACCAAGATTCATTACAGGGATTTCCCGCTTTTTCATTATTTCATCCCCTCCTTCTGTGTCGATGCAGCATGCTTTGTATTATCCTTTGGTACATAAATGCTCAGATTCAAATGATAAATTTCGTCTTTCTGTGCTTTTTTTACTTTCTTTCCGGAATATACAGCAATCTTTATCTTTTTTAAATCTGTTTTTTTACTATCGGAGTTATGGCCAGTCTTAGGCTCTGCCTCTTTCTTCTTTACATCAGTTTCCGATACTTCCAGCCAATATGCCATATCCTTTTTCTCACACTGTTTCCAGTCTTTATCATAATAAACATATCGATGATAAAGAGAATTTATGTCCCCTTCTAAAATTTCTGCCATAGAAGAGGCTTCCTGCTGTGCCTGATACAGATTCCTTGCTTTCTGGCTGAGCTCATGAGACTTTGCAAAAAAACGGATACAGATTCCTGCGGTACATGAAAAGAATAAAATGCATATCATTAATTCAATTAAAAACAATCCGGACTTTGAATGTCTTACTCTTCTCATCGCTCATCTTCCCCATAAATCCTTGCATAAACTAATTCTTCCTGACCGCTTCCACTAAGATGAATTCGGAGCAGATCCTCCTTTTGTTTTATAACAGAAAATGTATCTGCACTCACTAATTCCTGTCCACTTTCCCATTCGATTCCCCGCTCTTTTTTTGTAAAAAGTTCTCGCAGCTTTCCTTTATATAAATAAATGTACGTCACATATCCTGTATTCTCCGGCTCATACAGCGCCAGCACTGTCTGGTTATGCTCTGTTAAAACTTCTACCTGTGAACTGCTGCTGTATTCTCTGATCTTTTCCTGCACATAAGCAACCGCTGTTCTTACTGTATAATTCTGCTTCAATCCATCCGCTGTTTTCTGATAAATATGTGCGCCCGAAAGAACCAGGGAGACTGCACAAAATCCAAAAAAAACAATAAAAATCAGCGGAAAGATCATATCAATCGTATGTATTTGCTTTTGTCTGTTATTCATCTAATAAAATCACCTGTACTTCCGGTCGGATATTTTTTGCAACAACTTCATAGCTTACTTTATACTTTTTCTCATTCCATGTGATTCCGTAATGCTTCTTTAAATATGTAAGAGACTCCGGATAGGCACCTTCCACTGAATAACAGTGGACAGCAGACTGGATTACCGCATTTTGAAGACTTTCCTGTTCCTTTTGTGCGGTTTCTTTTGTCACTGACGATACCCCAAAAAGCAGCATCCCAATCATCAGAATAAATACACAGATTGGAACAATAAGCTCTGTTCGAATAAAACCTGTATTATTTTTCTTTTTTATATTCTCTCCTGTTCCATTCTTCATTTCACATTCTCCATCGTATATTTTGACATTTCATTATCCAATCACAGAAAGAATTCCCATAAGCGGCATCATTACCGATAAAAGTAAGGCACCCACAAGAATGGATAAAATAATTACCATTGTAGGCTCAATTACTGAGACAAAATTTTGAATTTCTGCTGTTACTTCCTCATCTACCTGTACCGCGATCTTAGAAAGTGCCTGATCTGCCTCCCCAGTTCTTTCTGCAATCATGATCATCCTTGCATGGAGGGGCGAATAAATCTGTGTTTCTTTTATTACTTTTGAAAAAGATTCTCCTTCAAACATCTTTTCTTTGCTGTCTAAAAGTTTCTTCTTCGTCTCCTCATCCCCGTCCACAAGCGCTGCCGCCATATCAAATGCTCTTCCATAATCCATTCCACTCTGTAATGCCATAGAAAGTGCAGAAGATATTCTGGCACTGTTTAATCTTTTTACGATAGATTTACTTGAAAAGAACCGTCCTGTTAGTCTGTGCAAAACAACATTTCCCTTTATCGTCTTTAAAAGCCACCACACACCTGCCGCAAAAATGCAGATGAACACCGCCGGAATGACCCAATACTGCTTTAATACTTCCCCGGCTTTTAAAAGCACTGCCGCCGGTCCTGTAATCTGACTTCCTAACTGCTCATACACCTGATTAAATACCGGCATAACTTTTACGATCATCACAAGCATAATTGTAAGCAGCATACATAAAATCATTAGCGGATAGGAAATCGCACTCCGGATATCCTGCATTGTATTTTCTTCACGCTCATAATAAGCTGCCAGACCTTTCATCGTCACGTCAAGATTCCCTGTTTCTTCTCCAAGCTTTGCCATCTGAATCACGTAATCCGTGAAAACTCCTGCCTTTTGTAGTGCTTCATAAAAAATGCCTGTTTCTTCAAGACAGGTTCTTATATCTGCATATATTTTCTTATATTCTGTATTCTGCGGTTCAACATCCGCTTCCATAATCGAAATACCTTCTAACATGGATAAGCCGGATTCAAGAATCATCCCACTCTGCTCGCAAAACACAGCAATCTCATTATTTGATAACATTTTCTGTCCCCTTATATCTCTCCCCTGTTAATTATGATTCCGAAATCATTTGCAAAAGCAAAAATTCCTAATGAATATACTGTACGTTGTAATTTGAAGAATCCGTAATGAAATCCTTTATTCCATCTCCACCATCAGCCGCAAAGGTAGGATCCATCATCGTCCAGCTCTTTCCGTCAAACTGAATCACATTATCTACCCATCCCTGTTCTTCAAGATAGGTACTGATCCAGGCATGATAAATATTCGTTGCATATCCGATATCAAGACGAGTCGGAATTCCGGATGAACGAAGCATTGCCGTCATCAGGGCAGCATAATCAAAACAAATTCCTTTCTTCGTCTTCAATGTCTCATCGACATTCGGCAAATATCCACTCTTTACCGTCTCTGCCTTCTCTTCATCATACACTATATTCTTTATAACATACTCATACACTTCCTGCACTGCCTCTAACTCTGTCTTTCCCTTTGTCAGCTTCTTTGCAAGCATAACAGCCTTCGTATCCTCATTAAAATTCACATATTGATTCGAATACAAAAATGGTAAAACTTCATTTGCAAGCACTACATCCACTGTCTTCGTAAAAACAAGGGCATACCGGTTATCTCCCACATTTTCATAAGCAGATACTGCATAATTCCCGTTACCTGCTGTAAGCGGAAGTGCATTGTAGTGAGCATCCGGCTCAAAATAATATCGGTACGGGATATTATCGCTTCCTTCTACCTGCACCATTAATTTATCTGCACTGCCTTTGTATGCTACCATAAAGTATCCCTGGTCCGTATGAGACAGATCAAGCGATACTCCCTCTTGTTTCTCTGTCACCTTCCCATTCGCCTGCGGAAGAAAAAGATTCCCTTTATGATAATAATTCGGTATATCGACAGTCCCCTGCACTTCAAGCTGTACTTCTGTCTTTTGTTCTTCTGCCTTTCGCTCTGCTGACCGGTCAGAGCCGGATGCTCCGCAGCCCACAAGGCAAAATACCAATAAAAAAATACTTCCCCTCTTTAAAAAACGGAAAAAGTATTGTTCTCTATGCTTCATTTCTATTTTACCGTCCTCTATCTTACCGTCTTGTAACAAACTTCCTTACAATTATACTCTACTTTGCAAAAAGTTCCAAGAACTATTACCCAGAATAATAAAGTTAATCCGTTGCCTCAAATCTCAAATTTATGTCTATACTTTACCTATGAACAAGTTAAATAATACGAACAAATTAAATAAAATAACATTTTCTATCAGCATCATTATATTTTTATTATTCAGCTGCGGCATACTGTGTCAGACTTATATAGAAAAAAACTGTTTACTCTATGATAATTCCCTGCGGTTCCATGTACGTGCAGATTCTGATGAAAAGGAGGCTCAGGAAAGAAAACTGATCGTGCGGGATGCCATCCTGCAATATGTAAAAACAGATGTGGAACAGGCACACTCTGCCGGGGAATTAAAACAAACTCTTGCTAAAAAAACAAAACAGATTGCCCGGATTGCTGCAAAAGCTGCTGATGGTAAACCGATCCAGGTCTATTTTACACAAGAAAGATTTCCAATACGACATTATGGAGCTGCCATCTTCCCCGCCGGGGAATACCAAGCGTTACGTATAGATATCGGCAAAGCGCAGGGACATAACTGGTGGTGCGCTTTCTATCCAAAACTATGTTATATCCCAGAAAAAAAAGTGAATCTTTTCCATGTATTTTATGATTTAATTCATTAGGCGACCTGCAAATGCGGCAGGCCGCCTTTTTTATTTTTTTATTTTTTATCTATCAATACAATTTTTCCATCTTCTATTACAATCTGATGCAGTACGCTTTTTTCCGGGGATTGTTCTGTGTGCCGCAGGTAATCAATTGGAGTTTCGCAAATTTTTTCTGTATCATTTTTTAGATCAGATTTTATTTTTTGTTGTTTTTTGCTTTGTTTTATAAGAAGACTTACTTCCTGACCTGCTGCTCCTTTTGGAATATTTTTTACTTTGTAAAGCTTGTCGGGAGATGGTGAACTTACGACAAGAAAAACATTCGGTGATTTCTGCCAGCCGCCGTCCCATTCTTCTAACAGACGTATACAGGCTTCTTTATTTTCTGCCATTTCCGGGCTGAAAAAAATAGTATAAATATGGTTCCACTCCATT
This Anaerobutyricum hallii DNA region includes the following protein-coding sequences:
- a CDS encoding PulJ/GspJ family protein, encoding MRRVRHSKSGLFLIELMICILFFSCTAGICIRFFAKSHELSQKARNLYQAQQEASSMAEILEGDINSLYHRYVYYDKDWKQCEKKDMAYWLEVSETDVKKKEAEPKTGHNSDSKKTDLKKIKIAVYSGKKVKKAQKDEIYHLNLSIYVPKDNTKHAASTQKEGMK
- a CDS encoding DUF4860 domain-containing protein; protein product: MNNRQKQIHTIDMIFPLIFIVFFGFCAVSLVLSGAHIYQKTADGLKQNYTVRTAVAYVQEKIREYSSSSQVEVLTEHNQTVLALYEPENTGYVTYIYLYKGKLRELFTKKERGIEWESGQELVSADTFSVIKQKEDLLRIHLSGSGQEELVYARIYGEDER
- a CDS encoding type II secretion system F family protein, which produces MLSNNEIAVFCEQSGMILESGLSMLEGISIMEADVEPQNTEYKKIYADIRTCLEETGIFYEALQKAGVFTDYVIQMAKLGEETGNLDVTMKGLAAYYEREENTMQDIRSAISYPLMILCMLLTIMLVMIVKVMPVFNQVYEQLGSQITGPAAVLLKAGEVLKQYWVIPAVFICIFAAGVWWLLKTIKGNVVLHRLTGRFFSSKSIVKRLNSARISSALSMALQSGMDYGRAFDMAAALVDGDEETKKKLLDSKEKMFEGESFSKVIKETQIYSPLHARMIMIAERTGEADQALSKIAVQVDEEVTAEIQNFVSVIEPTMVIILSILVGALLLSVMMPLMGILSVIG
- a CDS encoding transglutaminase-like domain-containing protein, producing the protein MKHREQYFFRFLKRGSIFLLVFCLVGCGASGSDRSAERKAEEQKTEVQLEVQGTVDIPNYYHKGNLFLPQANGKVTEKQEGVSLDLSHTDQGYFMVAYKGSADKLMVQVEGSDNIPYRYYFEPDAHYNALPLTAGNGNYAVSAYENVGDNRYALVFTKTVDVVLANEVLPFLYSNQYVNFNEDTKAVMLAKKLTKGKTELEAVQEVYEYVIKNIVYDEEKAETVKSGYLPNVDETLKTKKGICFDYAALMTAMLRSSGIPTRLDIGYATNIYHAWISTYLEEQGWVDNVIQFDGKSWTMMDPTFAADGGDGIKDFITDSSNYNVQYIH
- a CDS encoding stage II sporulation protein R, with translation MNKLNNTNKLNKITFSISIIIFLLFSCGILCQTYIEKNCLLYDNSLRFHVRADSDEKEAQERKLIVRDAILQYVKTDVEQAHSAGELKQTLAKKTKQIARIAAKAADGKPIQVYFTQERFPIRHYGAAIFPAGEYQALRIDIGKAQGHNWWCAFYPKLCYIPEKKVNLFHVFYDLIH